One Myxococcaceae bacterium JPH2 genomic window, CGCCTACGTCGCGGAGGTGTCACGGGCCGAGCCGCGCGTGGTGGGCCTGGCGACCGTCTTTCCGGGTGAGGAAGGTGCCGGGGAGATTCTGGCGGAGGCCTTCGCGGCGGGGCTGCGGGGCGTGAAGCTGCACTGCCACGTCCAGGCCTTCGCGCCGGACGCGCCCCAGCTCCACGAGGTGTACGCCGCCTGCGCGCGAGCGGGGCGGCCGCTCGTCATGCACGCGGGGCGCGAGCCCTCCAGTCCGAGGTACCCGGTCGACCCCCATGCGCTGTGCGCCGCCGAGCGCGTGGAGCGGGTGCTGCGCGACCACCCCACGCTCCAGCTCTGCGTGCCGCACCTGGGCGCGGACGAGTTCACGGCCTACGCGCGCCTGCTGGAGCGCTACGACAACCTCTGGCTGGACACGACGATGGCGGTGGCCGGCTACTTCCCGGTCCCGCTCCCCCGCGAGGCGCTGACGGTGCGGCCCGAGCGCATCCTGTACGGCACG contains:
- a CDS encoding amidohydrolase — translated: MSLPPDVPEPCLAHAPTWREQGIAMPLPAVDDAEGERLPTGLPRVVDAHVHLFPDRVFEAVWRWFDRYGWPIRYKLHTPRVLSFLLERGVSRVVALHYAHKPGMARALNAYVAEVSRAEPRVVGLATVFPGEEGAGEILAEAFAAGLRGVKLHCHVQAFAPDAPQLHEVYAACARAGRPLVMHAGREPSSPRYPVDPHALCAAERVERVLRDHPTLQLCVPHLGADEFTAYARLLERYDNLWLDTTMAVAGYFPVPLPREALTVRPERILYGTDFPNLPYAWDREVKTLASMGLSDAVLEGVLGANALRLYGES